A genomic window from Lotus japonicus ecotype B-129 chromosome 1, LjGifu_v1.2 includes:
- the LOC130736962 gene encoding uncharacterized protein LOC130736962, which produces MTSTEPESAEPEEVPPPPVQKPGRKKTDVAWAHCFVATEDGKPVLICLHCNKNIKGGGINRMKAHLARESGQITGCPNVPDEVQVKMKESIDECQGKKRKAEQEYKESNSIDEHSLTPDEEVTMPQPPPSKSQKGKDTGRISAFFVPRTTPGAQPTLKSVLQSKEIVEKCDLAISRWMIDASVPFNAVNSAYFQPMIDVVCAMGSGYKAPNFHRVRGFLLNKWVDDTKKLVESYREVWKRTGCTLMAGGWTDRCRRSLINFLVYCPKDTVFLKSVDASQYAKTAEMLFKLFKEVILYIGPENVVQVVTDNAANYVAAGRLLEAEFLKLYWSPCAAHCVNLMFQYIGKLEEVAETVSQASNITKYIYNHCFALSLMRKHTNNREILRPAPTRFATNFIALQSILPQMEALRAMVVDKAWTTSTYARDTEAKKFLEQVGFGRNVLIL; this is translated from the coding sequence ATGACTTCTACTGAACCCGAATCAGCTGAACCTGAAgaagtaccaccaccaccggtaCAGAAACCTGGTAGAAAGAAAACAGATGTGGCTTGGGCACATTGTTTCGTAGCTACTGAGGATGGAAAACCTGTTTTGATATGCTTGCACtgtaataaaaatatcaaaggTGGTGGAATTAATAGGATGAAGGCACATTTGGCACGAGAATCAGGGCAAATAACAGGATGCCCCAACGTGCCTGATGAAGTTCaagtgaaaatgaaagaaagcaTTGATGAATGCCAAGGCAAGAAAAGAAAAGCTGAACAAGAGTATAAGGAAAGTAATTCAATTGATGAGCACTCTCTGACACCCGATGAAGAGGTTACaatgccacaaccaccaccttctAAATCTCAAAAGGGGAAGGACACTGGTCGCATATCTGCTTTTTTTGTGCCTAGAACAACTCCAGGAGCTCAACCTACGCTGAAGAGTGTGTTGCAAAGTAAAGAAATTGTGGAGAAGTGTGACCTTGCCATTTCAAGATGGATGATTGATGCTTCTGTGCCATTCAATGCAGTTAATTCTGCATACTTTCAACCTATGATTGATGTTGTTTGTGCCATGGGTTCAGGGTATAAAGCTCCAAACTTTCATAGAGTTCGTGGTTTCTTGTTGAATAAATGGGTTGATGACACAAAGAAACTTGTTGAGAGTTATCGTGAAGTGTGGAAGCGAACTGGTTGCACTCTTATGGCAGGCGGGTGGACTGATCGGTGTAGGAGGTCCCTCATTAATTTCTTGGTCTATTGTCCTAAAGACACTGTTTTTCTCAAATCAGTTGATGCTTCTCAGTATGCAAAAACAGCTGAAATGCTTTTTAAGCTCTTTAAGGAAGTTATTTTATATATTGGCCCTGAAAATGTTGTTCAAGTTGTGACAGATAATGCTGCAAACTATGTTGCTGCTGGCAGGTTATTAGAGGCTGAGTTTCTCAAGTTATATTGGTCTCCTTGTGCTGCACACTGTGTTAATTTGATGTTCCAATACATTGGGAAGCTAGAGGAAGTAGCAGAGACTGTGTCACAAGCTTCTAATATTACCAAGTACATCTATAATCACTGCTTTGCATTGAGTTTGATGAGAAAGCATACAAATAACAGGGAAATTCTTCGTCCAGCCCCAACTCGCTTTGCTACTAATTTTATTGCATTGCAGAGTATTTTGCCTCAAATGGAAGCTTTAAGAGCCATGGTGGTAGATAAGGCATGGACAACCTCAACCTATGCTAGAGATACCGAGGCAAAGAAATTTTTGGAGCAAGTGGGTTTTGGAAGAAATGTGCTGATATTGTGA